One Epinephelus fuscoguttatus linkage group LG10, E.fuscoguttatus.final_Chr_v1 genomic window carries:
- the zgc:92140 gene encoding uncharacterized protein C1orf21 homolog, whose amino-acid sequence MGCTSAKQVSAVPNDEEGRGKAYSNGDLFTDEYKMKGVEEVKYMRGDENRVNARNQENLEKSNAQYRGKQQKEVSSTNIKSNIHTSESQQEFFRMLDEKIEKGRDYCSEEEEEEDGT is encoded by the exons GCAGGTGTCGGCCGTGCCCAACGATGAGGAGGGACGCGGCAAGGCCTACAGCAACGGGGACCTCTTCACCG ATGAATACAAGATGAAGGGAGTGGAGGAGGTGAAGTACATGAGAGGGGATGAAAATCGGGTGAATGCACGCAACCAGGAGAACCTg GAGAAGAGTAATGCGCAGTACAGGGGGAAACAGCAGAAAGAGGTGTCTTCAACAAACATCAAGTCTAA tATTCACACGTCAGAGAGCCAGCAGGAATTTTTCAGGATGCTGGATGAGAAGATTGAGAAG GGGCGAGACTACTGttcggaggaggaggaggaggaagatgggaCATAG